A single Aminobacterium mobile DSM 12262 DNA region contains:
- a CDS encoding ABC transporter substrate-binding protein — MKGRNIRKILSLFFVLTFFVASATIASAEEGPIVIGSIWSQVGIAAPLGQAGLRGTQLAVKLANEQGGVIGHKLELKNIDGQSDTTVISNAAIRLVEESKVIAACGLTDDSLVSAAGPIFQEGKTVFLDGTATTPTIPSIGDFIFMTPFGDNYQGQAVAKYCAHTLGWKKVAVIWDNASAYSTDLSNFFMDAFKAYTKDDAAIAHQEIYQTGDVNFTAQLTRLKTVIEKEKIEGIVITPPFPQDGPIIAKQAEKLGIKLPIVLTDGADDQSVVEVGGPSIEGAIVSTHFAAEYPLTENAKKFVEAYRAEYNNEPGAFECLGFDAVNIMLESIETIGKEKWDSMSLEEQRVALRDTIQSHKFVKTTMPISYPDPQMVKYPRVPLKPVVFKEFKGGQRVYKDIIYPEDL, encoded by the coding sequence ATGAAGGGAAGAAACATTCGCAAGATTTTGTCGCTATTCTTTGTTCTCACGTTTTTTGTCGCATCGGCAACTATAGCCAGTGCAGAGGAAGGTCCTATTGTCATTGGCTCTATATGGAGCCAGGTAGGGATTGCAGCTCCCTTGGGGCAAGCCGGCCTTCGCGGAACTCAGCTTGCTGTAAAACTTGCTAACGAGCAAGGAGGTGTTATCGGTCATAAACTAGAGCTCAAAAACATTGACGGACAGAGCGACACCACGGTTATTTCAAATGCCGCTATCCGTTTGGTGGAAGAGAGCAAAGTAATAGCTGCATGTGGACTGACCGATGACTCTCTTGTATCTGCTGCCGGCCCCATTTTCCAAGAAGGAAAAACCGTGTTCCTTGACGGTACGGCTACAACGCCAACTATTCCCAGCATTGGAGATTTTATCTTCATGACTCCCTTTGGAGATAACTATCAGGGGCAAGCTGTAGCTAAATATTGCGCCCATACCCTGGGATGGAAAAAAGTAGCTGTTATTTGGGACAATGCCAGCGCTTATAGTACCGACCTCTCAAATTTCTTTATGGATGCTTTCAAAGCCTACACCAAAGATGACGCGGCGATTGCACATCAGGAAATCTATCAAACTGGCGACGTAAACTTTACGGCCCAGCTCACTCGCCTAAAAACAGTCATAGAGAAAGAAAAGATTGAAGGCATCGTTATTACGCCCCCATTCCCACAAGATGGGCCTATTATCGCAAAACAGGCAGAAAAACTCGGCATCAAGCTTCCTATAGTTCTTACCGACGGTGCTGACGACCAGAGCGTTGTAGAGGTAGGTGGACCCTCTATAGAGGGTGCCATTGTCTCTACCCACTTTGCAGCAGAATATCCTCTTACGGAAAATGCCAAGAAATTTGTGGAGGCTTACAGAGCGGAATACAACAACGAGCCCGGCGCTTTTGAGTGCCTCGGTTTCGACGCCGTCAATATTATGCTGGAATCCATTGAAACCATCGGGAAAGAAAAATGGGATTCCATGTCTCTTGAAGAACAGAGAGTAGCTTTGAGAGATACAATTCAAAGCCACAAGTTCGTAAAAACCACCATGCCTATTTCGTATCCAGATCCCCAAATGGTGAAGTATCCGAGAGTTCCTCTGAAACCAGTCGTCTTTAAAGAGTTCAAGGGCGGACAGAGAGTCTATAAAGACATAATCTACCCGGAAGATCTATAA
- a CDS encoding folate family ECF transporter S component, with translation MKKQQGNLFKYRSSTQEIVYISLLVALNIVLTRIASIRVPMAGVEMVRIGFGALPVVFAGVYMGPRAGGVVGALGDAIGFWINPMGPYMPHFTLTAALTGIIPPLVLKCFHTKGDYAFWQLLVGLAVGQTITAVLLVPYFMQSLYGVPMIVTMIPRIQTQVIQIPLYAFLVKSIARRMSIAFG, from the coding sequence TTGAAAAAACAGCAAGGCAATTTGTTTAAGTATCGCTCTTCAACTCAGGAAATTGTCTATATCTCTCTCCTCGTAGCTTTGAATATTGTGCTAACCCGTATTGCGAGTATTCGAGTTCCCATGGCTGGTGTGGAAATGGTACGAATTGGTTTTGGCGCGTTGCCTGTGGTTTTTGCTGGGGTTTATATGGGACCCCGTGCAGGAGGGGTTGTAGGGGCGCTAGGGGACGCTATTGGATTCTGGATCAATCCTATGGGGCCGTATATGCCCCATTTCACTCTTACAGCAGCACTTACAGGGATTATCCCCCCCTTGGTCTTGAAGTGTTTTCATACCAAGGGAGACTACGCCTTCTGGCAGCTTCTTGTGGGGCTGGCAGTGGGGCAGACCATCACGGCGGTGTTGCTGGTTCCCTATTTTATGCAGTCTCTTTATGGAGTGCCAATGATAGTTACTATGATCCCTCGTATCCAGACTCAGGTAATTCAGATCCCCCTTTATGCTTTTTTGGTGAAGAGTATAGCGAGAAGAATGTCTATTGCCTTTGGATAA
- a CDS encoding methyl-accepting chemotaxis protein, with amino-acid sequence MTIRKKLLGVSICVLILFSMALFVVNRRSERFFVRYLEASGMEIIAADAQIVGSFFEKYENFMDAAASAAEQSYRLDSILKPALEEMTKKMAKDGVMAVYLGTEDDGRFIVGGDWVPPDGWDPRERPWYKQALEEKNTIFTRPYIDSITGNVVTTAATPVYEGPKLIGVVGCDVDISTLSDFVAGLKIAGEGSGFLLTPEGLVMASFHKEDVMKANMATHLQFPQSLRDIANRMINGSSGMDKFIQDGVEQYAFFAPTRHGFSLGITFPTSTIKTQVGAITRQLLYIAGGIFLLLLLVLRWISVGINRSVDMLTSDVKKLGQKNLAIRCLTKGNDEMSMIAMELNKMVDSLGNAMTIGRRQARQTLDSSQTLGALSEETSASMEEVKASVDEAEQAIHSILQAATSVSKVVHSSEETAQDVAKETQQIASLTEQAASLTEKVRGLSSSVVQNIDNAVHQARVNGEASRQLLDSIGKVKIFVETITKIADQTNLLALNAAIEAARAGEAGRGFAVVAEEVRKLAEESAEAAQQVRSITDVIVADTGRTNDAAEAMVGILQEASQRIEGTQTAVGETSAMLPQINEAVQNIVTLSHGQATEAQNLRQSTDESTRRIQELLETVHQISQAFEDTARAGEQLAVEAQKLSSQAEETQNIMEEFKLEDQKGLMVQA; translated from the coding sequence TTGACCATTCGAAAAAAACTGTTAGGCGTCAGTATTTGTGTCCTTATTCTCTTTTCCATGGCGCTGTTTGTCGTGAACAGAAGAAGTGAGCGTTTTTTTGTTCGTTACCTTGAAGCATCTGGTATGGAGATCATCGCGGCTGATGCTCAAATTGTGGGATCTTTTTTTGAGAAATACGAGAATTTTATGGATGCGGCAGCCTCTGCTGCAGAGCAATCTTATCGCCTTGATTCTATTTTAAAGCCTGCTTTGGAAGAGATGACGAAGAAAATGGCAAAGGATGGAGTTATGGCGGTGTATTTGGGGACGGAAGATGACGGGCGTTTTATTGTAGGTGGCGATTGGGTTCCGCCAGATGGGTGGGATCCTCGCGAAAGGCCGTGGTACAAGCAGGCATTGGAAGAAAAAAATACTATTTTTACCCGCCCATACATTGATTCTATCACTGGCAATGTAGTGACTACAGCGGCAACTCCAGTCTATGAGGGACCTAAATTAATCGGGGTCGTTGGATGTGATGTCGACATTTCTACTTTAAGTGATTTTGTTGCTGGCTTGAAAATTGCGGGGGAGGGGTCGGGTTTTCTCTTAACCCCTGAAGGATTGGTGATGGCAAGTTTTCATAAAGAAGATGTTATGAAGGCCAATATGGCGACTCATCTTCAATTTCCCCAATCTCTTCGAGATATAGCCAATCGCATGATTAACGGGAGCTCTGGAATGGATAAGTTTATACAGGATGGAGTGGAGCAGTACGCATTTTTTGCCCCCACCCGCCATGGTTTTTCATTGGGCATTACCTTCCCCACATCGACGATAAAAACTCAAGTCGGAGCTATTACTCGTCAGCTACTTTATATTGCTGGCGGTATTTTTTTGCTTCTTTTGCTTGTTTTAAGGTGGATTTCTGTGGGGATCAACCGTTCTGTAGATATGTTGACATCTGATGTAAAGAAATTAGGTCAGAAAAACCTGGCTATTCGGTGCCTTACAAAAGGGAATGATGAGATGAGCATGATCGCCATGGAGCTAAACAAGATGGTGGACTCGTTGGGGAATGCTATGACTATAGGTCGCCGCCAGGCTCGACAAACTTTAGATAGTTCACAGACTCTTGGTGCCCTTTCCGAGGAGACATCTGCTTCCATGGAAGAAGTGAAAGCTTCTGTAGATGAGGCAGAGCAAGCCATTCACTCTATCCTTCAGGCGGCTACTTCCGTTTCAAAAGTGGTTCACTCTTCGGAAGAGACAGCTCAAGATGTGGCAAAAGAAACCCAACAAATAGCGTCGTTGACAGAACAGGCGGCATCTCTTACTGAAAAAGTGAGAGGGTTAAGTTCTTCTGTTGTGCAAAATATAGATAATGCAGTGCATCAGGCAAGGGTGAATGGTGAAGCTTCACGTCAGTTATTAGATTCTATTGGCAAAGTAAAAATTTTTGTGGAAACTATCACTAAAATTGCTGATCAGACAAACCTTTTAGCGTTGAATGCTGCTATAGAAGCGGCTAGAGCAGGGGAGGCCGGTCGTGGGTTCGCTGTTGTGGCTGAAGAGGTCCGAAAACTCGCAGAAGAATCTGCAGAGGCGGCTCAGCAAGTTCGCTCCATTACCGATGTAATAGTGGCTGATACTGGCAGGACAAATGATGCTGCAGAAGCGATGGTGGGCATTCTTCAAGAGGCATCTCAGCGTATAGAGGGAACCCAGACAGCTGTAGGGGAGACAAGCGCTATGCTGCCTCAGATTAACGAAGCAGTGCAGAATATAGTGACATTGTCTCACGGCCAGGCAACAGAGGCCCAAAATCTAAGGCAGAGTACTGACGAATCTACCCGGCGTATCCAGGAACTGCTGGAAACTGTCCATCAGATCAGTCAAGCCTTTGAAGATACAGCTCGGGCAGGGGAACAATTGGCTGTAGAAGCTCAGAAGTTGTCTTCTCAGGCAGAAGAGACTCAGAACATTATGGAAGAATTTAAATTGGAAGATCAGAAGGGGCTTATGGTTCAAGCGTAG